The Daucus carota subsp. sativus chromosome 2, DH1 v3.0, whole genome shotgun sequence genome includes a window with the following:
- the LOC135150556 gene encoding uncharacterized protein LOC135150556, translating to MDFPLLSPLVLSIGLLFSFSALLVQSLEKDEDPVKPHRSPPQMPPPPVSPPPPLPHHHHISPPPPHKKNSHHTNQPIKSDRSRNGGGHKRKNRDLGKKVGLWFIGVAAGLQVCVLGFLVHQRWQFFGEQDFL from the coding sequence ATGGATTTTCCATTGCTGAGCCCCCTGGTTTTGTCAATTGGGCTTCTTTTCAGCTTCTCTGCATTGCTTGTTCAATCCCTGGAGAAAGACGAGGACCCTGTTAAGCCTCACCGCTCACCGCCTCAAATGCCACCTCCCCCGGTGTCTCCACCTCCACCATtgcctcatcatcatcatatatCCCCACCACCGCCTCATAAGAAGAATTCCCACCATACCAATCAGCCTATAAAGAGTGATAGGTCTCGAAATGGTGGAGGTCACAAGAGAAAAAATCGTGATTTGGGAAAGAAAGTTGGGTTATGGTTTATTGGTGTAGCAGCTGGATTGCAAGTTTGTGTGCTCGGGTTCTTGGTACACCAGAGATGGCAATTTTTCGGAGAGCAAGACTTCTTATAG